The Acidobacteriota bacterium genomic sequence GAAAAGTGGGGTAAATATAAATTTGTCGGCGTATTACATAGAATCCATTTCTCACCCCGCTCCGAGCGGAAAACATGAACTAAAAGACTGCAGTAAAAGGACTTATGCGGGTTAACGAGTTTGGGTTTTTTATTGTGATTTTGCGCTCTAAAGGTGTTAAGAAGAAACTATATATGCATTGTTGGGCAGCACAATGCTAGGGATGGCAGGCGGTCTGCTCGAGGCGCTCTTTGTGTCTCGAGCGAACAAGTTGGCCGACAAGAGCGCCCTGTTTCGCTCGCCAGCTGCTCCAATCGACGGCAGGACGCAGAAAGCTCTTAATCTCCGCCAATGGACTCTAGCGCCATACATCGATGTTGGCCACGATCTTGGTTGGATCTCGCGTTCTGCCAAAGACGTAGCGGCGATCCTTCGTGATTACCGGAACTATGTTCATCCAGAGAAGGAACGTGCCTATGGAATTAACCTCTCCGTCGATGATGCTGCGATGCTCTGGGAGATCACGAAGACCTTGAGCAAGGAGCTTCTCTCATTGAAGGGGGCGACATGAGTGCTGCCCAACAAGCCGTTGCAGCGGGCGGCGCTGCGCGCCTCCGCTGAACGCCAGGATGTTAGGCTGACAAACAACCATGTGGAAACGAGCTAAAACAGACGACATCACAGAGAAATTCTGTTTAACAAGGATGATACTATGCCGCATGCACTCGAATTAAAATACGGTCTAACGGCCCAGGAACTGCTCGATGCAATAGACAGGCGATTTCGCCTAAAGGTGGCTTTGGAAGGTGCTGTCGCAGAAGTACATTTCGAGAGGAAACTACGTATCGCAAGTAGAGAAGGCTGGTTGACTAGCTACGAAGACCACGATGCGGATGGCTTGCATGATTTTACCGTAGTAGCGATATCTGGAAGGTCCATAAGAGTTGAAGTAAAGACTATTCGTAACGGCCCGAAACCTCAGGTCGAACTACAAAAGACGCGTGCTGCCAAAGGCGACCCTAGCAGTCGCTATTACGACCATAATCATTTCGATGTTGTCGCCGTCTGTGTCGGCCGCTACACCGGTGATTGGAGTCAATTCCGATACGCATTGGTAAGAGAGCTTCCGCGCCACCGAAATCATCCGAATAAAATTCAAGTCATGCATTCCATTCCAGATGAGGAAGAGATAATCCCACGATGGTTTTCACGCTTTCAGGATGTCATTGATGCATATTCAATCTGAACCGATCTACAAAACTAAGTTTGGGGCGATGTATTGCACTAATAGCCTAGGATTCATGCAACAGATGCCTGATGATTCGATTGATCTAGTTATTACAAGTCCGCCGTACGCTCTCCATTTCAAGAAAGAATATGGAAATGCCAACCAGGAGGATTACATTACTTGGTTTCTTCCTTTTACCCGGGAAATCAAACGAATTATAAAGCCATCAGGCTCCTTTGTCCTAAATCTTGGAGGTGCATGGAAACCCGGGTTACCGATTCGCAGTCTATACCATTATCGAGTAATTCTTGCTCTTGCAGACGATGTCGGATTTGATTTGGCGCAAGAATATTTTTGGTTCAATCCGGCAAAAATGCCGGCACCAGCTGAGTGGGTAAATGTTCGGCGAATTCGGGTAAAAGATAGTGTGGAATATATTTTTTGGCTTATAAAAGATTCGATGGCTAAAGCTGATAATCGAAAGGTTCTGCAACCGTACAGCAAGGATATGAAACGCCTAATCAAACGAGGAGTGAAGCAAACCATTCGGCCAAGCGGCCATGTTATTAATAGTACATTTGCAAGCGATCATGGCGGTTCAATTCCATCAAATCTTATCCAGTGTGGTAACAATGAATCGAATAGCGCTTATATAAAAAAATGCAAATCTGCTGGCACTAAAATACATCCAGCTCGTTTTCCTACAGAGCTACCAAGATTCTTTATTGAATTTCTCACGAATCCAGGGGATATTGTGCTTGATCCATTTGCGGGTAGCAATACCACAGGGTATGTAGCTGAGGGTCTAAAGCGCAAATGGGTTTCTGTGGAAATTCGAAACGATTATGCACAGGAGAGTCGATTGCGCTTTGAGGGAACGCAAGAAGAAGTCGATATTGCTCAGGGTCAACAGATTCTGCTTTTTGAATAAGGTCATTATTTGGCGCGATGGCAGAGATCATTCGTGTGGATTCGCCCAGCTTAACATCCGGTTGCAGCGAACAGACCTCTATACGACCCTTTGCCAGTTAATCGTACCCGAATAGGATCGTGAATTGATGCCATGGAGGCATTTGAAAAGCGTTGGTCAGCCGCGAGGGGCAGGGAAGTGTTCGAAGCCCACTTCAGAAAGGCGCGCCGGCTTGCCGTTCAGGAAATAACGAAGGCCGGATGAGGCGGGGGTGATCTTTCCGATGGGCGAAACATCGCGGCCGAAATGCTTTTTGAACGCGGCGGCAAGGGAGGGCCAGGATGCGGCATCGGCCGTGAAGAGAAGGCAATAGTCTTCGCCTCCGCAGGCCGCAGTCGAGAAAAGGTCCCAACCTCGGGCGGCTGCCGTCCGTTTGAGAGCCGGCGATACCGGAAGACGCTCGAGATCGATATCGGCCCCGCAGAGGGAGGCGTCCATGATGCGCCGGATATCCGAATCGAGCCCGTCGGAAACGTCCATCATGGCCCGGACGCCCGGCCGCCGCGACAGCCATCGGCCTTCCTCGATGTGAGGCCGGGGCCGGACATGGTGCCGGATGAGAAACCGGGTGTCGCGTCCGGCGGAGGAATTCTCCTGAAGAAGTCGGAGGCCGCCCAGAGAATCGCCGAGACAGCCTGTGACGGCGATAACGTCGCTAGCCTTCGCCGTCGATCTGAATTTCACATGCCGCCGTGCAACACGGCCGATGACCGCAATATCGATCACCAGGCCCTTGCTCGATCGAGTCGTGTCTCCGCCGAGAAGCCGGGTCTCATGTTCCGAGGCGCAGGCCTGCAATCCCTTGAAAAAAGCGTCCAGCCATCGGACATCCGTGTCCTCAGGAAGCCCCAGAGACAGAAAAGCCCAAAGCGGCCGCCCGCCCATGGCGGCGATATCGCTGAGGTTTGCGGCCAGCGCCTTGGCCCCGAGATCCTTCGGACGAATCCGGGAGGAGATGAAATGCGTGTCTTCGATGAGAAGGTCGGTCGTGACA encodes the following:
- a CDS encoding site-specific DNA-methyltransferase — encoded protein: MHIQSEPIYKTKFGAMYCTNSLGFMQQMPDDSIDLVITSPPYALHFKKEYGNANQEDYITWFLPFTREIKRIIKPSGSFVLNLGGAWKPGLPIRSLYHYRVILALADDVGFDLAQEYFWFNPAKMPAPAEWVNVRRIRVKDSVEYIFWLIKDSMAKADNRKVLQPYSKDMKRLIKRGVKQTIRPSGHVINSTFASDHGGSIPSNLIQCGNNESNSAYIKKCKSAGTKIHPARFPTELPRFFIEFLTNPGDIVLDPFAGSNTTGYVAEGLKRKWVSVEIRNDYAQESRLRFEGTQEEVDIAQGQQILLFE
- the thiL gene encoding thiamine-phosphate kinase, whose amino-acid sequence is MKISDLGEFGLIRRIAPLFNRDLPEGLTGIGDDCAVIPWTKSDCLLVTTDLLIEDTHFISSRIRPKDLGAKALAANLSDIAAMGGRPLWAFLSLGLPEDTDVRWLDAFFKGLQACASEHETRLLGGDTTRSSKGLVIDIAVIGRVARRHVKFRSTAKASDVIAVTGCLGDSLGGLRLLQENSSAGRDTRFLIRHHVRPRPHIEEGRWLSRRPGVRAMMDVSDGLDSDIRRIMDASLCGADIDLERLPVSPALKRTAAARGWDLFSTAACGGEDYCLLFTADAASWPSLAAAFKKHFGRDVSPIGKITPASSGLRYFLNGKPARLSEVGFEHFPAPRG